Proteins encoded together in one Porites lutea chromosome 2, jaPorLute2.1, whole genome shotgun sequence window:
- the LOC140929027 gene encoding uncharacterized protein translates to MTDTSRIHKLNTFQDLQSLQTDQFTSNQKRPKKSQRKTEFKMTSTSECITWFAVFVTGSVIIVSVNLLTIIVFIKNKNLCTRAMYLVINLTLADMLVGLLSGSLSPSISLRFSCDFLNVSLYSLDLFLFLVPFLPLVSVTNIAVISLERMHATFRPFKHRVITKWIYGVAITAVWIFPAMVLSVAVFGLNFGSPHKIIIFWPIYHCFCLLVICVSYACISIKFLCGAYPQHHGAVNRQRKLTVTLFIMTIVSLLLSLPLVLHLFVLHATNSSHIFTSPPFAYSSVVLVGVNSFVNPILYSVRIPEFKQALISIFRRRQNENVDIPLQRY, encoded by the coding sequence ATCAGTTCACAAGCAACCAAAAACGCCCGAAGAAaagtcaaagaaaaacagagtTCAAGATGACTTCTACATCTGAGTGTATTACCTGGTTTGCCGTATTCGTAACTGGGTCAGTTATCATCGTATCAGTCAACCTTCTtacaattattgtttttataaagaacaaaaatctttgcactcgtgccatgtactTGGTTATAAACCTGACCCTGGCTGACATGTTGGTTGGTCTTCTTTCCGGAAGTCTTTCTCCATCGATTTCCTTGCGATTTTCTTGTGACTTTCTAAATGTGTCATTATATTCTTTGGATTTGTTCCTTTTTCTCGTTCCTTTTTTACCTCTGGTCTCCGTGACAAATATTGCTGTGATCTCTTTAGAGCGGATGCATGCCACATTTCGTCCATTCAAGCATCGCGTTATCACAAAATGGATCTACGGGGTAGCAATTACTGCTGTCTGGATTTTTCCTGCGATGGTGCTAAGTGTGGCAGTTTTCGGCTTAAATTTCGGTTCCCCACACAAGATTATTATCTTCTGGCCAATATACCACTGTTTTTGTCTGCTTGTTATCTGTGTTTCGTACGCTTGTATTTCTATTAAATTTTTGTGTGGAGCATATCCCCAGCACCATGGTGCAGTgaatagacaaagaaaactgactgtAACATTGTTCATAATGACTATTGTATCTTTACTATTGTCTCTTCCACTTGTTTTGCATCTTTTTGTTCTTCATGCCACCAATAGTTCCCATATCTTTACCTCACCTCCTTTTGCATATTCCTCGGTGGTTTTGGTTGGTGTAAACTCTTTTGTTAATCCCATTCTATACTCTGTTAGAATTCCAGAGTTCAAACAGGCTCTAATCTCGATATTTAGACGTcgacaaaatgaaaatgttgacATTCCTCTTCAACGTTACTAA
- the LOC140929022 gene encoding zinc finger MYM-type protein 1-like yields the protein MRLILSDDCLPESETCVDQSVSIEALPDEVLIEILKYTSVGEIMNSLCRVSKRWMRLCDTDWLWQIVAIDEWMIQKIDQHPMATIMSHAEAFTYFSMRNVTINIVVVHNSTPSNAATIELSSKCIDPVGKPHQPHNFSFPKKKIGQWNRSFKANWFNDFPWLHYVEESDSVICYVCEHQNKKGQLSIAKNKELNFIKGGYSNWKNAIARFQEHQKSNCHILACEHQVGVIASSGNIIEMCSNAADTTMKQNRTCFLKIIESVRFLARQGLAMQGHTDAESNFNQLLKLRANDVPLLTDWLQRKNDKYTCHDIQTELVSIMADIVSRQVVTSLDNSFFSILCDEYTDVSNKEQLTLCVRWIDKELEAHEDFLGFANIPNIRADTIEAVIKDVFLRLGLSFSNCRGQCYDGASNMLGSKSGVATRILQIQPKAHPTHCHGHSLSLDIKDVTKASKILSNTMDTAKEITTLIKYSPKRECSLGQIKENLEQEDESDSAACGGIVSLCPTRWTVRAACFRRILDNYSALMEEWRVSLEDKLQPDVRGRIVGCQAQMQTFDFFFGLSLGERLFSHSDNLSKTLQSTRMSAVSGQRLAQLTKSVLESIRNDDSFSAFYSIVLRKSKDHTISDPLLPRKRRAPARIEVGSGQPTFTETPKDHYRRIYFEAIDLIVNAIEQRFSQPSFTAYEEMESLLLKGINGESYTAELDYMKVSYNDDINFDSLKAQLQVLRQILKDKGAMECFDDVLCEVKKLPKEERSLIGEVVILCKLLAVNPATSACCERSFSAARRLKTWLRSNMKQQRFSNLTVLNCHKKLTESLDVIQIANTFAGRNENRMKNFGIFTNADL from the exons ATGCGTTTAATTTTGTCAGATGATTGTTTACCCGAGAGTGAGACCTGCGTTGATCAATCTGTTTCCATTGAgg CGCTACCCGATGAAGTTCTGATCGAGATCTTGAAATACACTTCTGTGGGGGAGATTATGAACTCATTGTGCAGAGTTTCTAAAAGATGGATGAGGCTATGCGACACAGATTGGTTGTGGCAGATTGTCGCCATTGATGAGTGGATGATCCAGAAAATTGATCAACACCCAATGGCAACAATAATGTCCCATGCAGAAGCTTTCACCTATTTTTCCATGAGGAATGTCACCATAAA tATTGTAGTTGTACACAATTCTACACCAAGTAATGCTGCGACCATCGAGTTGTCAAGTAAATGCATTGACCCTGTGGGTAAACCTCATCAACCACATAACTTCAGTTTCCCTAAAAAGAAAATCGGACAATGGAATCGCTCATTTAAAGCGAACTGGTTTAACGATTTTCCATGGTTGCATTATGTCGAAGAAAGTGATTCTGTCATTTGTTACGTCTGTgaacatcaaaataaaaaaggccAGCTTTCAAttgcaaaaaacaaagaactgaATTTCATCAAGGGTGGTTATTCAAATTGGAAAAATGCTATTGCCCGCTTTCAAGAGCACCAGAAGTCCAATTGTCACATTTTGGCATGTGAGCACCAAGTTGGCGTTATAGCGTCAAGTGGAAACATAATTGAGATGTGTAGCAATGCAGCCGACACGACCATGAAACAAAACCGTACatgtttcttaaaaataattGAGAGCGTCCGATTTCTTGCCCGACAGGGCCTTGCTATGCAAGGACACACAGATGCTGAATCCAATTTTAACCAGCTCCTTAAATTGAGAGCTAATGATGTACCGTTGCTTACTGATTGGCTTCAGCGAAAAAATGACAAGTACACCTGTCATGACATACAGACGGAGCTGGTGTCAATCATGGCAGACATTGTATCGAGACAAGTAGTTACTAGCTTAGACAACTCCTTTTTTTCAATCCTTTGTGATGAATACACAGACGTCAGTAATAAGGAACAATTGACACTCTGTGTTAGATGGATTGACAAAGAACTAGAAGCGCATGAAGATTTCCTAGGGTTTGCGAATATTCCAAATATTCGTGCAGACACTATTGAAGCAGTCATTAAAGACGTGTTCTTAAGGCTTGGGTTATCTTTTAGCAACTGCCGAGGGCAATGCTATGATGGCGCCAGTAACATGCTTGGTAGTAAATCTGGCGTAGCAACTAGAATTTTACAGATACAGCCCAAAGCCCATCCCACTCACTGCCATGGCCACTCACTAAGTCTTGATATAAAAGATGTCACCAAAGCCTCTAAGATATTATCAAACACCATGGATACTGCAAAAGAGATTACAACACTAATCAAGTATTCCCCAAAGCGTGAATGCAGTCTCGGACAAATCAAGGAAAATTTGGAGCAAGAAGATGAAAGCGACTCTGCTGCTTGTGGTGGTATTGTATCTCTCTGTCCAACAAGGTGGACTGTAAGAGCAGCCTGCTTTAGGCGCATCCTCGACAACTATTCTGCTCTAATGGAAGAATGGAGGGTGTCCCTAGAAGATAAGCTGCAACCAGATGTTAGAGGAAGAATAGTGGGTTGTCAAGCACAAATGCAAACCTTCGACTTTTTCTTTGGGCTAAGTCTTGGAGAGAGGTTATTTTCTCACTCTGATAACCTATCTAAAACCTTGCAGTCGACGAGGATGTCTGCAGTCAGTGGACAACGTTTAGCGCAACTTACTAAGTCAGTACTAGAGAGCATCCGAAATGATGATAGCTTTTCAGCATTCTACTCAATAGTCCTTCGCAAAAGCAAAGATCACACCATTTCTGATCCGCTTCTTCCACGAAAGCGTCGAGCACCTGCAAGGATCGAGGTCGGAAGTGGACAGCCAACCTTTACCGAAACACCGAAGGACCACTATCGGCGCATCTACTTTGAGGCTATTGATCTGATAGTTAATGCCATAGAACAGCGTTTCAGTCAACCAAGCTTTACAGCCTATGAAGAGATGGAGTCCCTCTTACTAAAAGGTATCAATGGGGAATCCTACACAGCAGAGCTCGACTACATGAAAGTGTCATACAATGACGACATCAATTTTGACTCGCTGAAGGCCCAACTTCAAGTCCTGCGTCAGATTCTGAAGGATAAAGGTGCGATGGAATGCTTTGATGATGTTCTCTGCGAAGTTAAGAAGCTACCTAAAGAAGAACGAAGCCTAATTGGTGAAGTAGTAATACTATGTAAGCTTTTGGCGGTCAACCCAGCAACCAGTGCTTGCTGTGAAAGATCTTTTTCAGCAGCACGTCGCCTGAAGACATGGCTGAGATCGAACATGAAACAGCAGCGATTCAGCAACTTGACAGTACTTAATTGTCATAAGAAATTGACGGAAAGCTTGGACGTGATTCAGATCGCAAACACATTTGCTGGACGGAATGAAAATCGTATGAAGAATTTCGGTATCTTCACTAAtgccgacctataa